One part of the Fusibacter sp. A1 genome encodes these proteins:
- the rplL gene encoding 50S ribosomal protein L7/L12, whose protein sequence is MTKDQIIESIKEMTVLELNELVKACEEEFGVSAAAPVAAAGAVAGGAAAEEQTEFDVILASAGEKKINVIKVVRELTGLGLKEAKALVDGAPSAVKEGVDKDEAEAIKAKLEEAGANVEMK, encoded by the coding sequence ATGACTAAAGATCAAATCATTGAATCAATCAAAGAGATGACAGTTTTAGAACTTAACGAGCTTGTTAAAGCTTGTGAAGAAGAATTCGGCGTATCTGCTGCTGCTCCTGTAGCTGCTGCTGGTGCTGTTGCTGGTGGCGCTGCTGCTGAAGAGCAAACTGAGTTCGACGTAATCCTTGCTAGCGCTGGTGAAAAGAAAATCAACGTTATCAAAGTTGTTCGTGAACTTACAGGTCTTGGCCTTAAAGAAGCGAAAGCTCTTGTTGACGGCGCTCCAAGTGCTGTTAAAGAAGGCGTTGACAAAGACGAAGCTGAAGCAATCAAAGCTAAACTTGAAGAAGCTGGCGCTAACGTAGAAATGAAGTAA